The region GAATCAGATACGGTGAAACCTTTTGAGATGGCCCCACTCTGACGGTCAGGCAGTCCTCCTGAGGGCAAGTGCTGACGCAGTCAAGGCAACCAATGCACTCAAGGCTCCGAACGTGACCACTCTTGTCGGATACCGAAATCAGCGCAGGGCAGATTTTGTCGCATTTTTTGCAGTCGATACATCTCTTTGAATCACGTTTAACTGCAAAAGGGCTGATACATGCCAGAATACCCAGCAGCGCACCGTAAGGGCATAGGTATCGACACCAGAAATTCTTAATGACGAAGGAGATCATCAGCAGGAAGATCATGACAGTTGCAGCCAGTTTCCCAGGAGCAATGAAGAAGTAAAGCATTTTAGCATCAACTGTAATGTTATAGGGTGAGCGTAAAAAACTGTCGATGGAGGCAAGGTTCATCTTGAAGGCGATGAGATATATAAAAAAGAAGAGCAGTATGTATTTAAGGGAGAGTAGTGGTATGTCGAGAAAAAACGGTAGTTTGAAGATGGTTTTAAACCTAACCCCGGCCTTTTCTGCAAGGTTGGAGGTGAAACCAACGGGGCATATCCAGCCGCAAAAGCCTTTTCTGACAAGAAGTGCTATTGTTAGAGCTGCAATAAATATTGTTAAGCCAGCTGGATGAATTGGGTCATATTGGCCTGTGAACAATAGTCTTTTAAGGCCCAATAGGGCGCTGATAGGTAAAAAGGCCTCGACCGAAGGGGGCCTTTGGATATAAACAGCAGATTTTCCAATAGCCCACTGGTGAAATTGGAAAAACTGCCACCCACTGTAAAGGCAAAAAACAGTGAACAGCGACTGGCTTAAGCGCCGGAAGACGATGAGGTGTTCACGAGACAATAGTTTAGTTTTGGGCATTGGCTGATTTTGTAGGGGCCTCAGGACCTAATGGCTTGAAAACAATGATGAGCTGGGGTAGCAGAGTTAAAGCGGCCAACAGGGCGGCCAACATGGCGAAGCCGGTGAAAAGACCAAAGTAAATTGTAGGGATGAATTTTGAAAGAACAAGGATTGAAAAGCCTATTATGATGGTCAGTGATGTATAATACATAGCTTTCCCAATACTTGCATGACAGCGATGCATTGTCGCCCGATAGTTTCGATCCTTTTTGAACTCTTTCATGAACCGATGTATGTAGTGAATTGTGTCGTCAACTGCAATCCCGATGGAAATGGCTGCAATTGTAATTGTCATCATGTCCAGTGGAATACCAAAAAAACCCATAGCTCCTAAGACCATGGCTGCCGGAAGCAAGTTTGGCAGGATAGCTATCAGGGCAATTGACAGGGATCTGAAAAGCACCATGAACATGAGCATAATTCCGCAAAACACAACCCCAATCGTCATAATCTGAGATTTGAATAAACTTTGCAGCATATTGTTATAGAGAACCACCATGTTGGTAAAGTGAATGGAATCAGCCGGATAGTTCATCTCATCAACAAGAAACAGATCTATTTTCTCAATCAATTTCTGGCGGGAAAGGTTGATATCTGACTCCATAATTCGAGTGGCAAAACGAACTTGGTTGTTGGCGATGGAAAGGTAGGGGGTAACAAGAACATCTTTGATGGTCTGCGGTATTTTATCGTACATAAGCGATAACTCGTAATCATCAAGAGCAATGCTGTTATTAAGAGATGTGGCAATTTTTGTCAAAGTAGCAATTGAAGAAACTTTGCCTGTTTCGGGTAACTGCTCGATAAAGGAGTGGATTCGTTCAAGTTTTTCGAGCTTATAGGCGGTAAACCAGTATCTCTCTGAAGAGAAATTTGATTCGTCCACCAGGAGTTCATCGCCGCCAAAATCGGCTGAAAGCAGATCATCGTCCAGCAGATCACCAGCTGACGAATCGCTTGTTGAAGCTGCTTTGCTGGTTGAAGTAGCGACCTGTTCGTCAGGGAGATCGATAATTATGTCAAGCGGTGTCGTTCCTCCTAGCTTTTCATCAATAAGTTTCATGCCCTGGTAGATCTCTGTTGATTCGCTGAAGTAGTCGATAAATCTATTTTCAACTTTTAGCTTGGTAACCCCGTAGGCGCTTAACATAATTAATAAAAATGAAATAAATAGAACCAGACCACCTCTCTTGTCGGTAAATACAGCAAATATCGAGGTGAAAGGGGCCTGTTTACTTTCTTGCAGAGCAATGTGTTCACGGTTGATTAGCATTGCAGCAGCAGGAAAAATTAGAAATGTAAGGATAAAAGAGGCGATTAAGCCAATTGTCATCATGAGCCCAAAGTCCATTACCGGGCGAATAGAACTGACAAGTAAGGAAACAAAAGCCACAATTGTGGTCAAAACAGTGTAGAGGCAGGGCATGAATTTTAAACGGACCGTTTCGAGAACAAGAAACTCTTGACTTTCATCAGGGTAGATAGTGCATAATTCACGATAGCGCACTATCAGGTGAATGGTGAGTGACATCGTGAAGATGAGCATTAAGGAAATAAAATTAGAGGAGATAACCGTTACCCGCCAATCCATCAATCCAAGTAAGCCAATCATGGTAGTGGCGGCGGTAAAACAACATACCATAGGTAGAAAGACCCATCGTTTTTGTTTGAAAATTATGGTTAAGGTTAGAATAAGGAAGATAAAAACTCCGACGCTGAAGATGATAATGTCGCTTTGCACATATGAGATCATGTCGGCAATGATCATTGGAACACCGCCCAAAAACAGATTGGCAGTGTTGCGGTGCAACTCCATTGTAGAGCGAATCTCATCGACCAAAGCGTTCTGCTCGCCGGTGAGGTGTGTGGCGTAGGCTCTGTACTCTTCTGAAACGACAGCCAATCTTGAGCGTTCATCGGCTGTGATAGTCTTGTTGAACTCTTTCTCTCGTAAATTTGTTCGTTCGGTCAGGAGGTCACGTAATTTATGGTTAATAGGCAGGTTGATTAGAATGGCAGTTGTTTGACCGTCAGGGCTTACAAGTTGTTCGCTGTAAATTGGATTTGTTTTAAACTCCTGCTTGGCAAGCTGGAAATCAACATCCGGAGTTAAAAGGGTCCTGACCTGGTTCGATAAATCGCTGAAAGTGACTTTAGGACTAAAAAGCAGCGGGACATTTAAGATACTGACAATGGAATCCACACCACGGAGAGCTGAAAGCTCGTCGGAGAGTTTTTTTAAATCATCAATGACCGGCTTGCTGAAAAGGTCAGCGGCAGGGGTGTAGGTCAGAACCAGATAATCGTTTGTTCCGTACTGGTTGTAGATTTTACGAAAATAACGCAGGGCATCATCATTTTCGAGAACCAGAGAGTCAGCCGAGGCGTCAAGTTTGAATTTTCCTGAATGGAATGAAAAAAATGCCACTGCCAGAAAAACAAAAAAAATCGAAAAACCTGGATGTTTAATGATGGTTCGTTTATATATTTTTATAAACATTATTTTGTCTTATTAAGGGTATTTTTTGGGTAGATGATACGTTTATCGACACGGTAAATACAACACAGTTTGAATAATAATTCAATGATACATTAAATTATAAAAAGCATATTTGGGATTATTTTTTGTCTTGTAAAATTAATTTAAATTATCGACAATGCTTCTAGCAGCTATTTTATCACTTTAATAAAAGGAGCCTGATGTCTTGAGGAGAAAAATCACATCGTATCTCGTAGTATTCCTTTTGTTTGCGCAGCCTTTAGTCGCGATGCAGGCCGATGATGACTTGCTTGGTGAGTACGAAACTGACACTGAAATTTCTGAAATCAGTGACCCGATAGAGCCGCTCAACAGGATTTTTTTTCAGTTTAACGATACGCTATACACGTATCTCTTAAACCCTGTGGCTGAAACATATGCTGCAATATTGCCTGAAGATATTCGCGGGTGTATTGGCAATGCCTTTAACAATATCGTGGCACCTATTCGAATTGTAAATAACCTTTTGCAGGGAAAAGTTGCACAGTCAGGGACTGAGCTGCTGCGTTTTGTGATAAACACCACTGCTGGCGCTGGAGGTTTAGCTGATCCGGCTAAAGAGGTGTTTAACTTGCACACTTCAGATGAAGATTTTGGCCAGACTCTGGGAAAATACGGTTTTGGTGAAGGTATCTATATCTGTTGGCCTATCTTTGGCCCCTCTAATATCCGTGATACAATCGGCAAGGTTGGTGACTCCTTTCTCAACCCTCTAAGCTATATTTATTTTGATGACTCAACAAATGGCTTAGCTGTCCATGCCGGGAAACGTATTAACCAGACCTCACTTGTGCTCGGGGAGTACGAACAGTTTATTGAATCATCCTTTGACCCGTATATTGCGATGCGGCAGTTTTTTACTGATAGTCGTCGGAGTCAGATCCTCGATAAGCATATTGATACATCTTCGTATCCGAAACAAAGCAGTTTTTTTAATTTTGATGAAGCTGATAAATCCGCGATGTTAAGCGCTTTAACGGATGGTCCTGTGAAAGCAGTTAGCCCGGA is a window of Desulfobulbaceae bacterium DNA encoding:
- a CDS encoding 4Fe-4S binding protein, with product MPKTKLLSREHLIVFRRLSQSLFTVFCLYSGWQFFQFHQWAIGKSAVYIQRPPSVEAFLPISALLGLKRLLFTGQYDPIHPAGLTIFIAALTIALLVRKGFCGWICPVGFTSNLAEKAGVRFKTIFKLPFFLDIPLLSLKYILLFFFIYLIAFKMNLASIDSFLRSPYNITVDAKMLYFFIAPGKLAATVMIFLLMISFVIKNFWCRYLCPYGALLGILACISPFAVKRDSKRCIDCKKCDKICPALISVSDKSGHVRSLECIGCLDCVSTCPQEDCLTVRVGPSQKVSPYLIPFLTIAIFLLFWLIAVSTGHWHNSLPAEIMKRYYEMGV
- a CDS encoding MMPL family transporter, which translates into the protein MFIKIYKRTIIKHPGFSIFFVFLAVAFFSFHSGKFKLDASADSLVLENDDALRYFRKIYNQYGTNDYLVLTYTPAADLFSKPVIDDLKKLSDELSALRGVDSIVSILNVPLLFSPKVTFSDLSNQVRTLLTPDVDFQLAKQEFKTNPIYSEQLVSPDGQTTAILINLPINHKLRDLLTERTNLREKEFNKTITADERSRLAVVSEEYRAYATHLTGEQNALVDEIRSTMELHRNTANLFLGGVPMIIADMISYVQSDIIIFSVGVFIFLILTLTIIFKQKRWVFLPMVCCFTAATTMIGLLGLMDWRVTVISSNFISLMLIFTMSLTIHLIVRYRELCTIYPDESQEFLVLETVRLKFMPCLYTVLTTIVAFVSLLVSSIRPVMDFGLMMTIGLIASFILTFLIFPAAAMLINREHIALQESKQAPFTSIFAVFTDKRGGLVLFISFLLIMLSAYGVTKLKVENRFIDYFSESTEIYQGMKLIDEKLGGTTPLDIIIDLPDEQVATSTSKAASTSDSSAGDLLDDDLLSADFGGDELLVDESNFSSERYWFTAYKLEKLERIHSFIEQLPETGKVSSIATLTKIATSLNNSIALDDYELSLMYDKIPQTIKDVLVTPYLSIANNQVRFATRIMESDINLSRQKLIEKIDLFLVDEMNYPADSIHFTNMVVLYNNMLQSLFKSQIMTIGVVFCGIMLMFMVLFRSLSIALIAILPNLLPAAMVLGAMGFFGIPLDMMTITIAAISIGIAVDDTIHYIHRFMKEFKKDRNYRATMHRCHASIGKAMYYTSLTIIIGFSILVLSKFIPTIYFGLFTGFAMLAALLAALTLLPQLIIVFKPLGPEAPTKSANAQN
- a CDS encoding VacJ family lipoprotein encodes the protein MRRKITSYLVVFLLFAQPLVAMQADDDLLGEYETDTEISEISDPIEPLNRIFFQFNDTLYTYLLNPVAETYAAILPEDIRGCIGNAFNNIVAPIRIVNNLLQGKVAQSGTELLRFVINTTAGAGGLADPAKEVFNLHTSDEDFGQTLGKYGFGEGIYICWPIFGPSNIRDTIGKVGDSFLNPLSYIYFDDSTNGLAVHAGKRINQTSLVLGEYEQFIESSFDPYIAMRQFFTDSRRSQILDKHIDTSSYPKQSSFFNFDEADKSAMLSALTDGPVKAVSPERLKSKKYFIQVGVFTDIENGDALSQRLLSIDREPVVVEYIREDYTFYGIQVIGGNEFVLAKNAEQELIKAGFQETLVLSR